One Conger conger chromosome 7, fConCon1.1, whole genome shotgun sequence genomic window, ACACTGATCAGCAAAAAAGTAACAGTCATCTTACAAAAACAACATTGTCACAGTAAAGAATGGTAAATGCATAGAATTCTATTTCCCATAATTTTTGAGAAATATTTCAGAAAGAAGAATTGCATTAATTTAGAGCTACTGTTAATTAATCTCAACTAATAATTAGACAATATTAATTacaatcattatttttatttaatttttttttccaaagtttTTTTCTCATGAATAATAACCATATCATACATATCTActctttttttttagcaattcaTGAAATTCGATCCAAGGCCTCTCTTTCTGGGTCATTTTTCAAGTTGACTTATTTCATACAACATTGTATGCCACCTCATTTCTTTGTcatatttccatttcattttacttGATGAGAAATTGGTGTCAGACCAGTTTATATAACTATATAGTGTCCTCATATAAGTGAACCTATACCCTGCCATGAAAAGACAAAGAGCTGAGGTATTGTAGTAATGTTACATCTTACCTGCTGATCTAGGTCAGTTTTATGATATCAAAAATTGACAATGAAACAAACACCTGTATAAAACAACACGCCTCTCGTCTCTCCTTAGACTTAAGACAAAAGCATAAATGAAGTAcaacaaatgcacaaatgacAAGCTACCCCCACCTGCACACAGGAGACACTGTTTGCGTTTGTCATGGGACAGCCTGTTTATGTCTGCCATCCTCTCTCTTGGAGCACTACCACATCGAGGACAGATGAGAGAATCACAGGCtgagcaggggggagggggtcagttGAAGGCAGGGTTCCTGACCCCTGACAGCGAGGATGGGCTCGCCCTTTTTCCTCggaggagggtgagggagaagACGAAGAAGCACAGGCTCATCACTCCCAGGATGATGATGCCTGAGATCAGGGCGCTGGTCACAGAATTCAGCCGAAACGCAGGCCCGTTCAGCTGGGCTGTGTTACaccaggggagaggggagagatgccagttcagagacgcacacacacacacacacacacacacgcacacccacgcacagATGCAtgttcacacatacatacactcagtcagcactttattaggtatttattagacttcttttttagactcctactgctgtagcctatccacttagagtaatgatgtgttgtgtgttcagagatgctcttctggataccactgttgtaatgcatggttatttgcgtgactgtcgtcagctttgaccagtctggcccttctcctctgacctctctcattaacaaggcatttctgtctgcagaactgctgctcactggaaggtttttttttctttgcgaactctagagaccagtgtccgtgaaaatcccagaagatcagcagtttctgagatactcaagttACCCTGTgtgccactaacaatcattccatggtcaaagacacttggatcacatttttccccatcctcACATTTGGGCAGAAAaacagaacctcttgaccatgtctgtatgcttttatgcatttagttgctgccacatgattggctaattaaatatttgcattaacaagctggtgtacgggtctacctaataaagtgctcagtgtgtgtatataaacatacaaaaacacacacaaacaccaccaccactcCCAGACCTAAGGTTAAATAGAAAGGGTGTAGACAGATTGAGATATTCAACCAGGTCCATCACACAGTTGAACATGAGTAAGGTTATCTCATCCACACTCTAAATTACAGTTCTACCCACAATCTTTGCGGGGAATTGCCTTTTTGAGTTAAAATTTATGAGGTCATTTTATTCACACCCTCATTCTGCCACATCACAGCCACAGAGCACATAATATCAAAGTTATCGGACTTACCCAGCTGGGAATTGTTTGTTGGTGTCTCATCTGAAAAGAGAAAAAGGGTATCATTCCAGATAGCATGCATTACAGCTATTTTTACGCCAACACTACAATGACTGACATCTCATCTGAGGCAATACAATATTCTAATATTACACTGAGGTATTAGGTATACCCAAAGGTACACCCCTATTAACTTATCCGGAATATAGCATATACAGCACATTTATTTACACTTAGATGTAGTTCATATACATTGTATTTAATTATGACATCCAtctcaaacaaaaatatttttctggagAGTCCTGGCATTGCGACATTGCTAATGTGATGTAGATATTGGACTATAAATCAGCTGTGCAAGCAGTTCCCCTGGCTGTCAAATGTGCTTTTGTTCTACTGCCTTGTGTTGGATATAATGTGCATTACTATACTGTAaaggtgtaatgtaatgtataggtGGAATGTTTTGAAATGACTCCATTTCTCTGGCACTCAGCTGAGATCATAACAAGGCCACACCTACAGTGGGAGGCAAATGGTGTTCCCGATTGACCATCAATCAAACAGACCATTTTCATTTGCAATAaggtaaactcaccgtgttccggacaccaagttagctcactgtgttctgaacagtgcaactttcattacgaataacaaaaaatgttctttcagatcagctttggttctTGTGCGTGTAAAGTACAATTCCttcagttttcataaaaacttggtatgagTTACATACGCGATCCATTTCAGTATACAGTGACATGGTGTTTCCCTGTAAGTTAATAGGGGGTGTTTCCATGGTGTTTCCCTGTGACATTGTGgcggggaagctgttgctaacgagtgACTCTGAACCGGGCAGTCTTATGGGCGTTTGCACCATCATGAGCTAACACAGTCTTTTGCACACAGGGACactgtgcagttatttgtcatttcctCTATAAATATTGTTCCAATTCActtcaatcaaagtgttttagtgtctgagatagtcaatacgCAACCATCATCATAAACCACAGgtttcaggagaaaaactaccattggaCAGATGTTAACTTCTGGAGGAAGGGGCCTCTTCCCTGTGTTATTTGAGTAATTATTATTCTACTAATAACTCATTATTATTACTCTTATATTGatttataattaaatatatattcaatcaTGAAATTAAAAGGACCAAATGAACCAGCTAGCTGGAGCAAGCTAGATTTCCCTAGACTTTCCTGTCTTTTACAATGCTTCTGGAGCAGAAAATGGTCAAAttagacacattacattacattacaggcatatgctcttatcctgagtgacatacagttgattagactaagcaggagacaatcctcccctggagcaatgcagggttaggggccttgctcaagggcacaatggctgtgcggatcttattgtggctacaccgggattagaaccaccgaccttgcgtgtcccagtcattcaccttaaccactactctacaggccgccccctttCTGAGAGATGACAAGAAGAAAACCATGTAAAAAGGAGGTGAGCATTGACTGGAGGTTAATGGTAGATAGTGGCTGTAGCCATGGCCTTGTTATGATATGTTGATCTCATGTTCCCATTGTAAACTGGTAACATAGCAATGGAGCAAATTTGGAGGGGATTATGTAGTGTGAGTTCCAGATAGGGCTTCTGGGTGAGAGTAGATGCAGGAGAGCGGATCGGAGGGAGGTTTAGGCATACCGCTGCGGGTGATGATGGGCCCAGCAGTAATGACGGCGTTCCCAGAGACTGAGCTCGGTTCTGTTTTCTGCGACACATCCCGTTTCTTCCGGCTGCCACAGATCTGTTTTGTCAATTGAAAGTTTGTTAGATGTTTTAGTGGTGCAGATGGACTTTAAGTGATGATTTTAGATTggtcatctgtccataacaTATAGGTTCACGGCGTGTATCTCGGCATGCTTCTCTAAGCAAACGGTGCTACTgggacaaaaataaatgaggatatacttttctgttcattcaaATCTGCCCATAACAGCTGGACTTTTTGGCTGATGGAGAGGTCAGAATGGTGGGTTTGTATGTGGACGCACAGAGTCTGTGACATTCCTTCCCCTGTGGCCTTACCGGCATGAGTAAGGCACAGTCGTCAACCCGACACAGCTTGGTGACGCAGTGCAGGAACACGGTGGACATCTTCTGGTTCTTGTGCTTGACGAAGCGGAACACCTCGAAGGAGAACCGGCCCATTTGACTCTTCCCGTTCTCAAAGACGGTCGTTTGTGGGTCTTTGTCACAGCTGTTTCAGTGCAGCAGAAAGGTTTATTGTAACACATCCTGGGACACACAGTGTGCGTACATATGTACTGTCAATAAACCATAATTCTACAGAGATACCTTTGATCGTTTGTCAGGAAAAGGTTACAGGTGGGATTGGTTACAGCTGAATTCTCAGGTGGTTTCTCTCAGGTAATGTACACTCTCTATATGCCAATATATGAAGTAGGCCTGTTCTTTTCACTCAGATTTACAGTTAacagggccaattctaacaatTTAATACTATTAATATGATCCCTTTTTCTCAATAAATTTGGTCCACAAAGTAATTTAATGATGTTTTAACAGCATGTCACAGTGGATGTATGAGCCATCCAATGTAGGCTAATGGCCTGTATCAAAAATGTCTTAAAAAATAACCATGCAAAGTGGAAGCAAATACTAAAGCACTCCAAGGGACTCAATTCTCCATTTTGATAATAATTGCCACAATTTGAAGTCACGATAGCGTTCCTTTTTTACCAACCATGCATAGTGTAAAGATTTATGTTTACAGAGCACAAAAGAAAACAGGTTTGCTTAGTAAGTTATCGACATTAGCtgcttttgtcattttaatttggcAACATTGTGAATCTGTCAAGCCTGTGATACCTTTGCTGGGCTTGTTGTTTGTATCTCATTTTTGATGTGATTGAGCACAGCTCTGGGACTGCCGTGAGAAAATGCTTTGTCAGCGTAAAGTTTGTATTGCATTTAACTCCGCTGTCCGTTGTTTTCTTAGTCAGGGTCCAGATGGTACTTCTTCATTTTCACCATTTTGAATAATGGGAGCATTTCTTCACCACGTATATTTTTGTCTCACAGCATAACCTAAAAAAACACCTCCTGAATATGAATGACATCATTttctctctcatactcactcacacttctctctctctttctgtctctgtgtatgCCACATTATaaaccatgtctgtgtgtgtgtgcgtgtggacattgatatatatgtacacatgcGCAAAAAGTGAAGTCCTCACTGGCAAAGCCCCAGCAGGTTCCTGACAGGGGATTATGGTTGTAATATGGAGTGACTGTACCTAAAGAAAAGGTCGTAGCGAAGCTCATCATTGGGATTCCCAGAGGGAGTAGTGTAACAATAGTCCATCAGAACGTTCCATCTGTGGGGAAACAAAGAGCAGGTCAGGCCATGGAAGTGGGGGACGTTTCAATAGAGGGAACGAGCACCCCATTATTTAAGTTTCGGGGCTGGCGCCTCCTGCCAGCCAACAAGGATGGCCATTGAGCGTGGcctattttctgtttctgttttagccTCTGACCCTGTTTTATGGTGTATCATCTGCAGAGATTGTATGAGATTGGCTTACGTTGGGGCATCCCCGTGTGTCTGTCACCATACTTAGAACAGGAACGCATTGCTTTCCTGGGAATGCTGACTGCCCTATCAGATCTTAAAAGTAATCcaataacagccaaataattaaataattgcataatAACTGTGAAGCACTAGAATGCAAATATTGTCGACAGTGATTGACACTGTCAACTTTCGTGATTGATTTCAAGATGGCTATGATTCCATTTGGTTACTATTGTAAGAAGAACATGACATAGCatataaaaaacacaatacattcattAAGGTACATTCATTTTATTGAATTGTTTAAACATCACATGGAGTTctgaaaatatatgcaaatataaCAATTTGTTTTATACATACAATATCTATGTTCTATCATATTTCAAGATAAATCTTGTGTGcacaagaaaatacatttcaatccaaatatttatttgaaatgtgcTTGGGACATCCAACTCAGTACTTCTCTGGGGGAGTCCATTTTAAAGCAGAAAACCTGCAGTTTCAACCATTCCCTTTTTTGCTGCTAACCATAAAGTAAAATACCGATAAATGCTCTTAAGTTTAGTTTAAAACTGAGcgatttattaaattatttattaaatggcTCTAGTGCATTTGCTTGAGCTtgcatatgtactgtacagcacTGCAGTCAATGCAGAAATGGTTTCCCCGAAAGCAGCCCAAAGAAAGAGAAGGTTACCTTCGGTCCAGATTTGTGGCCTTCACTGCTGCAAACACACGGGTCTTCAGGGTCAGGCCTGCCATAGGAATAGCCAGTTGCTGGTTGTATGTGGAAtccttcaaaacaaacaaaagaataaACGTCACTTCCCTGGCATACATTTAAACTATGTCTTCAGCTGGTGAAATTCTCAGCCCACAGAAACCTCTCTGTAAATTTGGCAAAATCTATGTTGAaccaatttaattatttaaaatgcaatgcCAATTGTATATAATCATATGTAGATATTCAGACTtaatatgaaatgcattttgcattttcataCAGCCTACAATTACAACAGAAGTTATAATACAAGGGGAGTGTGTCATTCAAAGATTAGGTTATTTGTAATTTACAAAAGTAAACACATCAGGGGATTATTATTTTCAGATGAATCTGCATTCAAGTCTTTACTCACGTTGTAGAGGAGTAAACTCAACGTGCTTATGAAAGTACCATTGCTGTCCTTCACAGATATTGCAGCGGCTGACcttgaaaacatacagtaatacaAGACATTAGACATCCTTTTCATTGGTAGTCATATGTGACAATTATAAGGAAATTTACATAATGGCTTGCCAGCTTTGTTTTGAGATAGGTTCCTAATCAGCTGTAGGCTAATTGAAAAAGATAACAATTTCATACACCTTGTCCTTTTAGAATATAAATTTGAAAATTGTTCTCTGAGTATGCCTTGATATAAAAACAGTGGTTTTCAAATGTCAGACACATCTCTctgcataataaaataaacctgGTTACATGACAAAGATACATCACATGTTTCAGTATATGAAACATGGTTTCAGTAGTAGTTTTTCCACAGTCTGGTCTGAAATGTAGAATTTTCACAAATCACACATTTTTCAAAGCAGAAATATCTCAAGGTGTAACAAGTATTCGTGTGGCAGAGCGAGTGGGCTGTCTGATGGCACTTACGAAGCAAGCTGAGTGTTGTTGACCAGGTATTCGAGAGGGTAGCTACAGCTAAATTTGTATAGCAGGCCCGGTAGGTAGCTGATGATGGTGGGAGGATCCGGTGTATCGATGTACCCCGATACATTTCCAATCTGCACCAGGGAGAGATTCCCATAGGCATTCATCCCCTGAGCCGTGGAGACCTGCGATGGAGAGATATCATCTGTGAGTCTGCTTCTCTCCGACATTGTCCAGCCTGGTCGTGCACCACTCTGAAATCCTATTAACAGGCAGGCTCGTCCCGATAGCATCTTCAACGCCATTAAACTAATGCCTCCGCACCCCACTAATCCTCCAACCTGATCCCCTAATCGTTTCATCAGTCTTGCCAAACCACACAACCCTGACTCATCACTCGGCACAAAAAAGAAATCCctttttagtaaaaaaaaacacattgaaaaacacggtgatttttttttttttttttgtgattatcCCGATTACTGATATTTGATTCTTTCTGAAGTCAGCTTGCTCATTTCATTGAGGCAAATATGAATAAAGTGGGCATATGCCAGCGGGCTGAATTAGACTTGGCACACTGACCTAAAATGAATGTCAGTATGGGCACATTTAGAGATACTGCATAAGGGTCTGGAATGTAGTCTAGCACAGTGAAGGGGCCAGGGCGGGAGTCTCTTACCACCAGGGAGTTGCCGCAGGACTCAAGCGTGTTGAGGCTGATGCTGAAGAGCACTACAGTTGGGAAAGTGTTGTTGTTGATGAAGCCTCGGCAATGTGCGTCACCATGGCGAGCGTTCAGGGCCAGATCTGTGTCGGTGTAGCCCGAGAACAGCACCGGGCAAAAGTTGATCTTCAGGGTGATGGTCTGTACCCCGCAGTAAACGCTGATGTCTCTCTCCGctggaacagacacacaccccattCTTAAAGTAAAGTCAAACAGTcccccacacacaagcaccatCTGAACATCTTACTGACGTGTGTGACTTTCACTCGGTTGTGCTCCTACAGGCAAAGCAGGAAATTGACTGAAATAAAGAATCAGCTTAAAATAGAACAGTACAGGGATCAAAGTCATTAGTCACATTTGCTCACCAGGAAATCTGCTGTGGTAGTTAGCATCGCAGTTGTATCCATTGAATTGTGCACCGACTGAAAGAGTTTTACTTATAAGGAGAAGAATCAAACATATCCGTTCCATTTCAGCACCTAGAAGAAAGAAATAACTAAATCTGTAAATTAGATTCAGTGGGAGAACTTATCTtaacaatgaataaatattttaactATTAATAGGGATAACCTACAGTAACATGGCATTAATAAGCAATGTTCAGAGAAAGAATTGTGCATATTAGATTTTTGGAAATTAGTTCATCAGGGACTAATTGAATCTTTTGAGCATTGTTTCCTGTTCTCTGCTGCTCAATTATGTAATTACATAATTGTACTGAGGCTTTAGAAATAAAgacaattgaaaaataaattgtatgctGTCCCATTGGGGTAATCACCCCCCGAGTTGATTTTAAAACAATGCGACCCCTGGTCAATGTGGCATCACGCCTGAGGCAATTTGATCACAGAATTGTCCAATACAATGCTGACAATGTTCATCAGTCTTCAACAGATACACATTTCCAACAAAAAGGACCATTGctaagaaaaatgttttaatttcagcTGAATATCCTGTCACtatgtaaataatgtaatttaatccaATGCCAAACAACCTATTGTGTtttgataaaaacaaaacaaaacaaatcaagtcAATTACAATTAACAGCAGAATTACCCTGGCCTGAGCAAGCCTTTCTCTCTTTCGATTACTTAATCTCAGCCTCCACCAAAGAGACACCACCCGCagtagcatttatttatttaaaaacaaatctgttgtcactttttgctttgtttgcgcTCCAGAAGTCCCCGTGCACTTACACTTACAAAAGCTCTTATCGTCATCAGATAAGGTGCGGCAGAGCCTAAAAACAGCAAGCTCGGCCGCTTCGGTGGGTTCCCCTCCAAACAGCTGGACGAGGCTTTCCAGGGATGGGGTACAGGCCCACCTCACTTCCCCCAAAATCCACACCACTTACCCTGGTCCCTTGAGCTGGAGAATCAGCGGTACTCCATGTGCTCCAGACTACCGCATGTGATCAAATGGTCAGCACCACATCGCTGTGAAACAACTAGAAACATGGATTCAGtatgggagggggagggggggggacttgGGATTCGTTATTTGAACACATCAACAATAAAGGGCTGTCCAGGGGAACATGGGAAAATCCATCAAATCTGAATATATTATACAAATCTTTTCACGGGCCCAGAAACATGAGCAGGTTTTGAAGTTTCCCACTCATAT contains:
- the zpld1a gene encoding zona pellucida-like domain-containing protein 1a, encoding MERICLILLLISKTLSVGAQFNGYNCDANYHSRFPAERDISVYCGVQTITLKINFCPVLFSGYTDTDLALNARHGDAHCRGFINNNTFPTVVLFSISLNTLESCGNSLVVSTAQGMNAYGNLSLVQIGNVSGYIDTPDPPTIISYLPGLLYKFSCSYPLEYLVNNTQLASSAAAISVKDSNGTFISTLSLLLYNDSTYNQQLAIPMAGLTLKTRVFAAVKATNLDRRWNVLMDYCYTTPSGNPNDELRYDLFFSCDKDPQTTVFENGKSQMGRFSFEVFRFVKHKNQKMSTVFLHCVTKLCRVDDCALLMPICGSRKKRDVSQKTEPSSVSGNAVITAGPIITRSDETPTNNSQLAQLNGPAFRLNSVTSALISGIIILGVMSLCFFVFSLTLLRGKRASPSSLSGVRNPAFN